The Punica granatum isolate Tunisia-2019 chromosome 4, ASM765513v2, whole genome shotgun sequence sequence taattaatatcagATACAGTGGTATTATTTCTATAAAATAGCAAATgtttcatttaattattacTATATAATATTAGCTTTTATTCACGCCTAAATCATATAGACGTTCggataaatattcataatctTATGATACAATTatttaatgatatatattatatttaagatATCCTTTACAAAATCTTGCGTGTATTAGTGGggaattttctattttaatcggaaattttatattaaaattatatcataaaaattgttaaaaatctataaaataaAGATATGTGGAATTCCAATGATGTGGGAGAGAGGACAATTTCAGGTTTGATGATGAAGTCGCAGCCTAACATGCCGATTTTAGAGTTAGTTatcctctatatatatatatatatatatatatatattaattaataacgaTAATTCATTATATGTTATGGAAGGGGGTCTGTCATGTCTCAAAACCAATAAATTCCACCTCAAATTGGTTCCTACTAGTTAGTTTTTCATTATACtttatttaatctttttttttaccgaCTATTGTCTTATCCATACGTTGCATGGGATTTTGACATGGATTgctttcaaaaattaattttttaaaaaatattacatgtTTAGTTCCATAtttgttttattaaaaatttgtaattacaaataatttaataattttacatgCTTCATTCATTCTTTATtattgcataattttatataataagtaCATAGtgaaatatatacttttttatatttaatactAACAGAGTTATATATTGGGATTCTTTAATAAGATTGGCAAAAAACCTGTATATTTAAATTGGTAGTATGACGCGTTTCGTTGCTTTTATTTGAAAGTCAATTGAATTATTtgcataaaattttaatagtaCATATTCTTTTGAATTATTTCATTACTTTTCATCACGTTATTTCCATTTTATTAACACAATATTGATTACTACTTTGCCTTTTATATTAACTCCAAACTATAACGGCATGAACCAATGTACATTGgtaaattttttatcttctttataattgatgaaatagaacacaaattaaaatattgaatttttatattcaaatTTAAGTGGTTTAGGTATTTCGATTTTAGGCTAGTTAGgcaattatattttactttttcattaatcAAATGATCAAAATTGTAACTTCACATAATCGtactttaattttcttttttcttttttatgatgaTTTATCGAGGATAACCGTTCAAAATTCTTAACCAAATATCTATTTATTACATGTATAATTTTTAGgtggaattattttttatttttacgcttatatataataatcaattaaaaacTAACTAATGCATAATTAATATTCTAATTATCCTTTAGTACATATATTATAGATAAACCTCCCCTAacccaaaaatgaaaaaaaaagttattagaTCTTATGTATTTTGGTAGTATAAATACCTAAGCAATGTAGGAAACTAGTATGACAGAATTTATGAGAAGATGGGCAACTCGCAGTCAGATCAGGTATTAGCAGAAACTGACAGGAAGGCTAAGGCAGAGAGCTCCCAGTCCCAGTCCCAGccccaagccatcaagccaaCAGCACAAGTTCAGCCCCAAAAAGAAGCAGCAAGAACACCGAGACACGAGAAACAAATTGTTCCGCCGGGCGATTACAAAGCCATACTCAAGGAGGCAGACACGCCTCTCAACAAAAAGAATTTGTCCATGAAAAATATGTATGATCATCACTATAGTGGAATCTTCTTGAACCAAATGAAAGAGGTAAGCTAGCCTATGAACTATTACTCTACTCTATCCTATATGTTGCTGGAAGCATAACTAACTATGGCCGCTAATTCCGAAATATCCAGCAATGGAATGATCTTTGGAATCTCAACTATATATACAATGCTAAGGCCATTAATTCCAAGATACAGCAAATTTAGTAGAAGTGAGGTTCTCCACATGGCATCTATACCCGATAATGCATGGTTCTGGCAATGCAGAAGTTTTGGGTAGAAAAGAGTTCGAGCAAGAAGTGCTTCATGCTGTTCGCGAGGGGTCTCTCGATTACTTGGGCCGACACCCCTGAGTACTGGCACTGGAAGAGTGTACAAGAAGCCACCCCAAGGTACGTGCTTAACAAAGTCCAATCGGATTAACTCATAAATTTGGATTATCTCGGTCCTATTCATTACGTACTTAACAAAGTCCAATCAGATTAACTCATGAATTGGGGTTATCTCAGTTCTATTCATAGATATATTAATAGGACCTCATATGACAGGGATGAAATTATCGAGGTGGCGGAATTACTGAATGTTTGTTGGCTAGGAGTACACGGCAAGTATGAGATATCGAGACTGTCTCCAGAAACAAATTATGGGGTTGTGTTCGTGATTATGCAGAAGGATCCAGCTTACGGCTGGGATGTCCCGGTAAATATCAGACTTATCCTTCCTGATGGAACCAAACGTGAAAGTAGAGAGAACCTCATGGAAAGGCCTGGGGGAGATGGATAGAGGTCCGAGCAGGAGAGTTAAGGACATTGGCATCCGGGAACTCTGGAACGATGGAGTTCTCCATGTATGAGTATGAAGGTGGGCAGTGGAAGCGAGGGCTCATCATGAAAGGCGTTCTTATTCAGCCAAAGAAATGAACTTACAGGACATCCACTTGTATCTTGTTTAATGTAATACCTTGAAATGAAACTTAGAGTGACTACTCAGTAACAGGATAAGAAgggggaaaagaaagagaCTCGAATACCAACCTCATAGGTTAACTATATTTGTACCGGTAAGGgaaaatttagaaataaatGGATCATTGTGCACGACGCTTTTAAGTTTTTCGTAGTAGACGTGGCCTTGGTTGTTTTAACCTTGTGCAATTCCATAAGAAAGCTACATGTTATGGGACTGTCTCTGAAGATGGTATAAAATTGTAAGCCACGCCCGAACATAGACTTCACGGAAGAGCCATAAGAAAGATGGATAGCAATCCTAGCAGGGGACAACGATTTTAAGGGACTCCGGAACGATTGAGTTCTGGTATCAGAAGTGAGGACTTCGTGGTAAAGGTGTTCTTACTCGACCAAAGAGATGAACGTATGGCACCCCGACTAAGTCGCTTGTTTAACACAGAATCTCGGGACAAAAACTCAGATACTACTTAACCGACATGGGGAAATAAAATGGGACCCAAACACTAAGCTCGATTATTTGCTGTATTCACGCCCGTAATGGaaactattaaaaataaaatatccaaGGGGAAGTCGATCGAACCGTACGACAAATCTCTTTTGTTGTTTCTTCCATGAATTTGTACCAGATGATGCTTTTGCCCTTAATGAATCAGAATAGGTTATTTTCTATCACCaaatgaaatgatatataaaaaatgaaagaagttTCAGACGGATCCTGAtacaaatcgtagcacgacttttaatgttgctgatttgcttccttttgatgtaggtgaagatttgagggcaaatccttttcaagaggaggggaatgatgcaaatcgtagcacgacttcaagggatccagttcaacttccaattggaccgattacgtgAGCACGAACAAAGAAGTTTCAATATGAACTCAatggcctgattcaagaggtttgggctcaagtaAATTTGTGGAGGCCCATTGAAAatgaaccacgtgatcaacaaagatcctttaacatgattcaagttatagaagattccggacaagactaaattcagcaagtgtttgaggaagcttttagaatatttgatgatcaagagaaaatatcatcagatttgtttaaagtttaaatctcatggagatattattgggatatttagatttcatatctttatagattatgtcatatctctatcgatattttaggttttattttccttatctataagaggagatatggccagattaaattagtttatgtctatatatatattcatcttagtgaatttttaattaaaaggaacattcagaaaattgtgagagtattctctttggttcttgaagaactaattcgaacttatcaaaaatttccgtggcgttcatcatcgacttatcaaacggctttccacaaccgtttgtggcgtcttcatcgacttatcaaacggctttccaccaccgtttgtggcgtcttcctatattccgaggttcttgtttcgcaataaataa is a genomic window containing:
- the LOC116204244 gene encoding protein PHLOEM PROTEIN 2-LIKE A1-like, which translates into the protein MGNSQSDQVLAETDRKAKAESSQSQSQPQAIKPTAQVQPQKEAARTPRHEKQIVPPGDYKAILKEADTPLNKKNLSMKNMYDHHYSGIFLNQMKEKFWVEKSSSKKCFMLFARGLSITWADTPEYWHWKSVQEATPRDEIIEVAELLNVCWLGVHGKYEISRLSPETNYGVVFVIMQKDPAYGWDVPVNIRLILPDGTKRESRENLMERPGGDG